The Sphingopyxis sp. YR583 sequence ACGTGCGGCGGCGTCATCACCCGCCTGCCGAACGGCAATATCGAGTCGATGTCGAACACCTTCCGCAACCTCGCGAACTACAACACCGCGGGGCTCGACATCGAGGCGTCGTACCGGACGGGTCTGGGCGATGGCACCCTCTCCTTCCGCGCGCTCGCCAACCATGTCTTCCACTTGAGGATCAACGGAACCGACGTGTCGGGCATCGTCGGCGGCGAAACCGCTTTCTCGACGCCCAAATGGCGCGGTTCGGGAACGATCGCGTTCGACAACGACAGTTTCGGCGCGAACCTTCGCGTGCGCTATGTCGACGGCGGTCTGTACAACACCCAGCTCGGCCCGACGCAGCAGCCGATCGTGAACAACAAGAACGGCAGCCGCACCTATGTCGACCTGGGTCTGCAGTTCAAGACGGGTCCGTTCACGCTGTTCGGCAACGTCAACAATCTGTTCGACCGCGATCCGCCGTTCACGCCCTATATCACGCCGAACTACGACGTAATCGGCCGTTATGTTTCGGGCGGCGTGAAGCTGAACTTCTAAAGCCTTCAAAACAGTCAGTTCCCGGTGGGCAGCGATATCGACGATATCGCTGCCCTTTTTTTCGTCCGATCGGGCAAAGATACTCTCGCTGAGAGCGGTTTGCCGGTGCTTAAAGCGACAAAATATACGGATGTACGCCGCGAAACTGTCTCCTTTGTCGCTTTAAGCTGATGTGCCGAAAGCCGACGATTTCAAACAGCGGATCGCAGGCTGGCATGGCGCGGCAATGTAGGACAGCGGTTTTCTTGCGGGCCGTTTGTGCCTGCTTTGGGGTGGTTAGCTGACATCGTGTGCAAACGTTGTATAATCGCCCGATGGCAGCCCATGAAGAATATAAATCCTATCAGATTTGGTGGCGAGAGACCGGCGAACAGTTCGTTGCCCTTTTGCGGACGGCGGCAGATCAGGAGCCGCCAGCAATCATCACGGCCAGCGTCAGCGAAGGTATGGGTATCCTCAAAAGCCGCACCTTTGCAGCCGTTGATGCTGGAAACGTGGAAGCGTATCGCCCTAATTTATCAGCCCCGAATGAGGCGTCGCCGGTTCGTGCGTTCGCATCCTTTCTCACCGCCAAGGAGCGGGAACTCGGAGAATCGTTGTTAGCGCTTCCGGCTGGTCCAG is a genomic window containing:
- a CDS encoding YrhB domain-containing protein, with translation MAAHEEYKSYQIWWRETGEQFVALLRTAADQEPPAIITASVSEGMGILKSRTFAAVDAGNVEAYRPNLSAPNEASPVRAFASFLTAKERELGESLLALPAGPERLSKGWAFFYQSRAYVETGALDQMLVGHGPVVVTDDGRLIEGGSLDRDPEVMLAR